A window of Punica granatum isolate Tunisia-2019 chromosome 8, ASM765513v2, whole genome shotgun sequence genomic DNA:
GTTCCAATGGATTATTTTCATGGAATTTTAGAGATTAAGTGTGTTTAATGAGATTATATTGGTAGCCTTGCATGCTTATGAGTCTCTCATAGGTATGCAGCATTGTCAAGTTCCGACTCGTGCCAGGGAGTGACTGGGACGAACCTAAGATTTGGACCCGGGGGTGAGCTCTTTGAGTGGATGCATAGAATGGGAATGCTTTCGAGGGAATGCTCGAAAGTTTATTTGAACCATAacatgtaaaaaaatttataatgtcAAAAGTTTAAGGGAGCGGATACTCCTCTCATCCCCTCTCAGTCCGTCCATGATGAATAGCCTGttagaagaaggaaaaagaaagaaaaagaaaaaggaggagGAGCCGGCGCAAGAAGatggagaaaaaggaaaggaaaaattaaatacaaaGGAAAAGTGACAAAAAGGAGTTGAAACAGGCCATCAATATGTTGTTGTGGGGGGGTTATTCGACCATCAACACAAACATCCttgtaaaatttattaatcccattttttttcaataagaGAGGCTTATGGGCCATAATGGagcataaaaaattcatttgtgAAGATTGAACtcaaaatctcttgatttcgGATCGTCATCTTTTGTGACCGCATCAAGATCCTTTCCTCAGtcccaatttatttattagcaATAAAAGGTAATTGAAAAGAGTCAAAAGCAAAATGCTGTGTGGCAAGACCCAGCGAGCTCACCCAACCCAAGGTGCGGACCAGTTTTAGTATCTAAGCAAAtagcaataataataattagttgTAGTCACTATGTCATGCACTCACAGtttaagtacttaaaagaAATTCAATTCAGTGTTGACTTCTCATGGCATATCTGTCTTATGATactgtaaaaaaaatacaaaaaaaaagtgttttcTCTTCCATTATGTGCATTTCTTTTTAAGTGACTATACAATTGTATGTAGTGGATTACATTAATACGCAATTTTCAATCAATCAAGCAATGAAAAATGTGCATGCTGCCCGGGAGTTATATATTAGGACTCAcattttgataatattttaaattttaatacttTAATAATtgtttggaaaaaaattaataactttttttatgTTCACTTTTAAATTAACAGAAAAACTTTATTGCTTCTGAATTAATAATAGTTCCTTAGTATTAAAATTCAtactataataatattaataaaagtgaacttagaaaaatagaaagaatcaaaaagaaaaaagaagaataaagaGTATGAGGAGGAAATTATGGCTTGGGCTTGTGGGGTTTCTTCGAGAGCGAGGCAGAGGAATTATACAGAAACAGGGTGTACAGCCATACAGGTCGACTATATTATTTTCGATCagtttaaattttgattttaatctAATGGTTGTCAtcttaaggaaaaaaaatgagctGTTtaattcccaaaaaaaaactgcATAGGAAAGCAAAAGGGAGTTTTTATAGATATACTTTATCAAATCCGCACCGGATCCAAAATTCTAATTCCATCACTATTACACTCGGTGAAAAAAGTTGTATatgtaataaagaaaaataaaaactaaatcCTTTGGACAAAATACAATTTTTTGTTTACCGTTTTGATTTCTTTTGAATTTCGAATATGATTTCTCATGGAGATTGGTCAGAATCTCTATtggtattttattttggaagtatattttgagtttataaatatttattgccTTTTTTTTACCGGCTACCAAAAGTACCTTTACTATTAAGAATTTAACCTAATTAATTACGGTGATTGTTTCTTATTCGGTTTAGGTGCAATTATGGAAAATTTCTTCCGTTGACTTCCTTGCCGTTTGTCTCTTAAATGTTTATAAATTCTCCTTTTATGTTTCAACCTCTGATCCAAATAAGTCCGAAAGGGGAGGGATGGCGAGAGAGAATAGCAATATTCCAAATTTCTGTCCTTAGCAATAAATCTATTAGAGCAATGGTTATATCCgttaaaattttcttcaataaATTAGCTttgattatgtatttattttattctataAATATCCATCAAGCGTGCTGATGATTCCTACAATCCGCAGCTTTCATTAGTCGTCCCTTTGGTTTTCCCTTTTAAACTAGCTGTTTCACCTCGCATTGCGCGGAACTATCACTCATAATaggaattttttaaattttataagaaTATTATTCAAATGGGTCCCTGAACgtatcaattaatttataattatagaattaactctttaataattttcaagttaaacataaataaaaaatattaaattgttCACAGTGGACAAGCTctctttaatattttatttgtatatctttcttctcttagaaggcattaatatatatatatatataatattatcaatATGATTTCTTAAAAAggttaaattattttttcgactAAATCTTGGTATTCGAAAGTCTAATTTAGGCCCCAATTAATCCAGTTGAGCCAGAACGACTTACtgagggataaaactctcccagTATGGAtttaaaaagcaaaaattattttgaacaaaattaacgtaatgaattaatataattatccAACAATTTTGTGATTTACTTATCATTTTAGTAAtgcattttatttgaaaattggcATTTACAGTTTTATATCTAAAttcttttgcaatttttttattcaattacaAAAGTAATTACTTAATTCTAATTcaagtaaaattttttcatcaaataataCCACTTACTAAGTGAAAAATCATGAAAAGTATATTAATtctttgaaattattaattattaattttatatataatttacggCCTtgaattatatgtttatacTTAGAGAAAtgctaaaattgaaatataaaatcaaataagattaattaagttcaataaattattatatatttctagttaaaaaattaattactttaaatTCTCTATTACATGACTTCTTATTTACTCTACGAACATAGCTTGACTCACAAGAATCATCATTTCTCTCTTTGACACATGTCACTACCTTATTACCCTTAAAATGACACGTGGCGCTGCCTCGTTAAATCTTCCTTTGTGttttactattatatattatatatagatgggcATCCTTAACAACCGAGAGAGAGACGGCAAGAATTGAGAAGTCAAtggaaagagaggaagagagagaaacaaTGTGAGAAGAATAGATGAGATGATGATCGTTTTTCTTGGAGCATGAAGCCGAGGTCTTCTCATTGTAAGTGATCGGGGCTCTTTTtcgaaatgaaaatattttgtaaaagaaaaaatagtttTTGAAATCTATATTGGTTTATGGTTTATTGTTTGCTAAGACTATTGATCATGCGtagatattattaattttgtgTATATGATACGGTACCGACAATCGCGAAAATTATTTGTGTATAATACATTTGGCTATGATCTGGGTTCCGCCAGTGAAGCCATATGTTGGACTAAGTGATGAATGTTTTTGGATATTCTCACGGGCTAAGATGGGCATAGCCATCTGTATGTTTgcttttgaattttgaatttatgttccacaatcaaaatatatatttgattatgAGATAAGTTATTTTACATGCATGATCCAGCTAATATTAGTTACGGTTACTTACTAAGGTGCAGAGAAGTGATGATGATAAGAGATAAGTCTCAACGTTTAATTTAAATAGCAGTAGGAGGCAAAGTCTCAGATAAAGATAGCAAAGCAAGCAAGGTATTTGCTTTGCTTGGAGTCAAAATAAGAATTCACCAGATAAATAAACCAAGGGTTCCAAAGTATGGTATCCACGGTTTCTTTTGCACTAAGGTTTAAGAACAGCGACGAGAATAAGTATAGGATAAAGTGAACGAATAAGGCCATAGAAAACGTGCAAGCTATGACATGGAATTATTCTAAATGCAATTCTAATTTAAGAATAACAACTACGAAACGTAAAGAGGAAAAAGGTGCACTTAATTCCGAGCTCCAAGCTCAAGTTTTGATGCGCAATTTAGTCTAAATTTAGGTTCATACACTTCTGAGCCCAGACAGAGACACAAAAAAATTGGCCTTCGGCAGCGGTTATAGGATATAATTGTCAATAACATGTTAAGTCGTAATCATAATGGTCCAAATGCAGTTCATCTGTTAGCGGTTGAATAGGAGTTTCACCTACGTACTTGTATGCTATTGAAACAGAATGCGTACATTGTTATATAAGATGCCACTTCTTGGATAAGAAAAAAGGCGAATACATAATTGAACTAATACTTCTTTCTAAAGCTGCTTTTATATTATATCGTCTATGATTGTGCAACAGCTTGTTGAGCTTTTTGCAGAAGAATTTGCTTCAATTCCTAAACTCGAGTTAAAGTAGCTTGATTGTTTGCAGAGGGAGGAGCACCTGGAATTATCATTTAACAGGCAAAATCAATATGTTCACGTGCCATTTTACTTGGTATATATGTGATGGCTGAACAGGTTTTTCCATCTTTGTTCAGGTAACCATTTCTTTTGAGGTATTATGGCATTTCATTAATAGGTCTTCTTTTGGCCTTCTATCGCCGGTCATGAGGAAACCGGTATTTCGATTAATCTAATTAGTAATTAATGAATATCACAACAGCAATGGAAGAGAAATGTATCTGGTTGAAGCTATCAACATTCATTACAGAATATAAACAGGGCACCTGAAATTGTATAGTTCTTAAGAGTACATCAGAGTTTACTGAATGAACCCAAAAGCAATGCCTTGTGGTGCCTGCTATCAGCACTCTGAACTGGAGCTCGATCTACGAACATAACCATCCTTGAAGTGACTGCGCATCACTCCAAGATGGCCTAATTTAATACCAGAGCATCATCACCTTCAGTAAGGAGGAGCTAAGTCACTTGAGGAGGCAAACAAAGGCAAGAGAGTGAGAAAGCAGACGAACCTCCTGTTGCCGAAACACACCGTCATTCTTTAAGGCAGGACCATTTTGTTGCAGCTGACTAACATGTTTCTATCTTAAAGCAGATTACCAAGAGTCATGAGCAGATCAGACATTTGACCAAAAAGCAATCTCGGATAGACTCGTGTCAGTTGGTACCTAGGGATAAAGCCAGATCAGATATGAACTGACTCTGTAATCTGAATGCAACTTTTGCATCAGTCTGGGCATCATATAGGCATCTAGCGCTCGAATTTGGAATTCTCAGAGGTTCCGCAAGACGTTTTATTCGGTCGAAGCTAACAAGTGCTGTCGAGCCACCCTTTGAGTAATATTGGTATTATTAGTGGATTTGTTCCTGACAGATATGTGACCCTTTGGAATGATATATGCTCTCCTAACACATAGAGACTGGAAACGACACAGGCATAAGAGAGAGACGTAACAAGCAAGAACAATAACAACGCAGATAAATGACCATATCCATAGTTTATTAATCTGTACTTTAGCCACTTCAAACATGGAAACAACCTCCGTCACTCCATAATAGTCAGCTTCTCCCAATCAATATGCACATGGAAACGCTTTTCATTCAATATGTATAATACAGAGCATGcatcaaaaatattttgtttttcaattggttttaattaagaaaattatctGACTGGAGAATGGCTCGCTCTTCTTCCATTAATCCTTAAGCCACTTCAGACAATTGTCCGTGTTGAGCTTGACATCGGGTATCAGAGATAAATGATCTTCATTAGACATACTTCTCTAGAAATCCAACTCTTCCAAAAGCAAAATTTCCAgctcttcttcatttttctttccgTTATTCCAGGATATATATAGCTATCGATAATCACCTGCATTGAATGGCAAACCAAAATATGAATTTCTGTTCTTCAGCAACCAGCTAAGAAACTGCATTTTCTCCTCGATCTTAGGGTACTTCAGGTATTCTCAgtagaaaggaagaaaaaggagagaaggagaagaaatgGATCAAATCCTCATGAACATACATTACAATTCTTCATCACTTACAGGTAATAATAAGGTCGAAgatgagaaaaagaaaatggtccATCCTTCGAGCCTCCAGCCACTATCAATCATTTTCAGCTCAGTTGGACAGATGAAAAGCATCATCTTATCCATGACAAAAGCTAATTAGCTCCTTCCCCTGAAAAGGAAACCAAAATTAGCTCCTGAAAGCATATCATCTCTGAACCATTAGAGAAGAGCATCTCCCATCCACAACCAAACGGCACACACAAGTCCAACtcaggaaaatatatatatacatatatatatatatatcgggAATATCAAATTCAGCACAAAAAATGACTTACAAGCAGAGAGCCAAGGCACTTCGAATCCCAAACAGTTATCAACCTCCACTTGAGCGTGAACCAGATAACCATTTCTCTTCTTCACTTGTACTGTTCTGCTGAAACTCGTTAAAAGTGTTCAAACCCCATTCTTCCATTAACTGAACTAAGTCAGATCCGATGAGGTACGTCATCTCCGATTTTAATTTGACCCGGTCCTTAACCAGAAATCGATTTGTACGATAAAAGATTATTCAGCTTGGCATCAATATTCACTAGAGGGAGGACATACTGCAAAATTCTGCTAAGTGTGATGCCATCTCAATTTAGATTCTTTCTcgaaaatgaaacaaaaaaagaacttGAATTAGATAAAAGAACTAATCGCAATTACCAGCCGAAGCTAAAATTGTAAGGTTGCCACTGCGAATAAAGGTCTGTCAAACTCCAATGAAGAAGAATTTCACCTGGTAAAACTTCAGAAATTGAGATTATTCTGCAAAGATAATAATTTAGGAAGGACAGAAAGGTAGGACAGTTGGAGTTGTAAGGCTATTACCATTTGTTTGCTTCACAGGCAAGGTACTGTTCAGTGAACTTGTCTTCCCAATCAAGAGCTCTAACTCACCAAGAAGAAAGCATCCAGTGACAATGCAAATGGCAATTCATTATTCGGTTCTCTGCACCACGATTTAGATTAAGGAAGGTAAGGTGACCTCTAGAGCCAATTTAgattgaaaaataagtaatgGCATGTTCCGGACAGTGAGAAAAAGTGAGTTTTTCCTTAACTGATAATTGTTCCAGCGTTGAAGCTTCCTCACTTTTTGTCTCTCTTAAAGCCACAAATAAAACAACAAGAGGCATTATTAGACATAATTACGGACTTGGATAGAAGGCTAAGATTATTGGTTTTCATATAAGTACCTGAAAAGAAGTGAGCAATACAGCATATATGGTCTAAACCTGAGGAGCTGGCTCAAAACACAGAAATTCTGCAATTCTGATAAGATGAAATGAGACCGTGTATTAGGAAAATCTACAATGATTCATGAAATGCATCCACCTTAAAACCATAGCCGTAATTAGACACAAGTACTTGGAGCATAATAAGATTCTCTTCATTCACTTACAGGTAACAATGAGTTCAAAGATGATAGAAAGGAAAAGGGTCCGTCCTTTGAGCCTCCGTGGACTATGAATTCATTTTTAGCTCAGTTCAATGGATGAAGAACAAAAGCTTATAGCTCCTTCgcctgaaaagaaaaacaaaattagcTCCTGAAAGCACATCATCTCTGAACCATTACCAAATGTGGGCTAAAATGTCGAGTTAAAcacacaaaaagaaaagcaaatgaACAAAACCCAATcattgaaaattaaagaaattactAAATCAGGATAGCGAAGCTCATTATCTCCTGCCTCCACTGCTGAGGGAATATTTTGCTGATAGTCTATATTTCTCAAATCAAGAATCATACTTCCATTCCCTATATTCAAACTACCAACCAAGAGAAGAACATTTCACATCCACAAACCAAAAGGCACAGGGGAAAGGCGCTTTGAATAACAATCATATGTGAACCAAATAACCTTTCGTCTTCTTCACTTGAACTGTTCTGCTCAAATCACTTATTAAAATGATCAAACCCCTTTGTTCCATTCACTGAACGAAGTCAGACCTGAGAGGGTGCATCATTTCCAATTTTGATCTTTTCTGGTCCACACTAGACATCGGATCTATAACCACATCATCCACCATGTAGGCCATAGAAGCTTTTAACACAACCTCAGCGGAGGCcattgaagtgtctgtgtgtgtgtgtgtgttttttttttttttatgacacCTTTGGATTTCCAACAAAGGTGCGTATATCCGGACATTTGACTGTAGGCGTTCAACCAAAGAAGCAACATGAATTATTGAGTCATAGGACAGCGGGTTAAACACCATACATAGTACATGACCTTTGAATGCCTCGATCGTGTATTGTTCTGATTTTGTAGGCTTACTCTCTAGTTCACTCATCTTATTGTTTTGATCAGCATCCGAAATCAATGCTTTGTTGTATTACTGGGTGTAATTGTTGTCAATCAAAAGGAAAAACCTGACAtgtgaaaatcaaaatttcggTCTATGCTCTTCATGTTCATTGACAAAGAGCAGAGTGACATGGCATGCTCTCTAAAAGAGAAAGGGACGGAGGAGGGGAGAGACCAAACAGAATGGAGGAGGTAAAAGCAGACCTGGCAATGGTGGCCCCGAAACCGAGAACAACTCAAGGTGAGAACGGGTTTTCCTCCGACATCGGCAACCTGAACTCTAAGCTCCTTTAAACATGAACATTATATCATTCACAAAGTATTTATGCATAACCAAATTCGGAGTGAACAGTAATATATTCTATCTGTGCCAATGATAGAATGGAGGACGGAAAAAAACAGACCTGCGATGGTGGTTTTTACACCGAGAACAACGCAAGGTGAGAACTGCTTTTCCTCCGACATCGGCAACCGCGATGGCGTCCCTCCAGCGTCTGAATGAACCTTTTAAGACCCCTTTAACACAACCAGGATATCAGTTACAAAGTATTTAATACATATTCTCTGCTCCAATAAGTATTTAACATTATATCAGTTACAAAGTATTTAGTATCAGTTACCAAAAGTAGAAACTCACCGAGCAGAAAGCATCCAATGGCGAAGTGCATGACAATTATTTCTTTGACATTAGGAACTGTCTTCTGTCCAAATCCCGGAATAACCCAGCCGATCGCAACCTTGTATGGTCACCTTGTGAAGATTCTCCCCGTTCGAAATATCGGGTAAGTGCTCGAGTTTCTGACAAGAATTTATTTCAAGCTCCTCCAAAGCTGGCAAGCAAGGCCCTAAATCTTTCAATGAACTGCATGAgctaattttcaaataacgCAATGATTCTAGCTCTCCAAGACCTGAGATCTTTACTATATCACATTTATGTATCCTCAACTCCCGTAGATTCTTTAAGCAATGCCTCTTTATACTCCAACGACTTGCTCGCGACTGAGACCATTTCAAGGACTTGCACAACCCAACCGATAAATGCTCCAGTGATTCTAGAGCCCCAAGACCTAGAACAAGCGCCAGTTGGTTGCAGTTATATAACTTCAGCACTTGTAGGTTCTTTAAGTGCGATAGATCCGGTAATTCCTTTAGACATATGCAAGAAATTAGGGATAGGCCTCTCAAACTTAGGGGCAGATGATGCCCCACGGTTTCTAATGACTTGCATTCATAAATGAAAAGCTCTACAAGTGATACTAGCCCTCCAAGATCTGGAACCTCCAAGAGTGCTTggcaaaattttattttcaagacTTTTATTAGTCTCTCTAAGTGCGACAGATTCGGTAACTTCTGAACGCGAGTGCATTGATGCAATTCAAACAGTAGTAAACTTCCCCGGCACCCAGAGGCCATCAAGCATGCCTGAGTCAAACGATAGCACCAATTTTTCCAACTGCTCCGATTCTCCGACCCCAAGATCTCCGAATCCATATTTTCCAATAGAacaattatgaaatattaaataggACAAGTTTTTCAAGTTGGAAAGACAGGGTAGCTTTGTATGTTCTCGCAAATGCATAAGAGCCAAAGTTGATAAACTGGGTGGTAGTTGTGGAATCCAAAGCAGGCCAGGGCAACCCAATATCAGCGTGCAGGGCCGAGAGACACTGCCCATTAAATGTGTCGGTAGGGTCGTAATATTTGAATGCATACCATGATGCATTCCTCTAACATAGATGGATCCCAACAGGGTGACCACACTGCCAGATTTCTAGTGCATACGTAATCTACCCACGGTATCACGTCTGTACCAGGAGTAATGCCTAAACCAAGAATTTTTGTAGGATCCTCTCCAGTGTTAAGTATCGCCACATTAGTCAGGTTCCTTATATTTGAGAGATCTGGGATTCTCTTTAGTATCACCGATGCACACCTTAAACCGGTCAAACTTGCGGGAAGCCTAGGCAGCTCCTCGAGTTTGTTGCAATTCACTAACCAAAGCGCTTCGAGCAAAGAAAGCTGACTGATCGTCCAGGGCAAAAGGCATATGCTGGTCGACGATAAGTCCAATCTTCTCAGGCGGGACAATCTCCCAATTTCAGTCGGGATTTCTCCTTGCAAATCGCTGTTCCTTGCATCCGAAATTTCAAGCTTCTTCATCGTTCCAATGGACCGCGGTAATTTTCTCTCCCTGCAATTAGATACGTCTAACATTTTCAATTCCTTTAAATTCCCGATTGAATCGGGTAACTCCAAGAAGCCTGTGAATGATATATCCAACTGAGATAAAGATCCTAGATTCCCAAGCGAGTCCGGCAGTTTTTGAATCTTGAGGCAACCTCCCAAACCGAGGCTCTCAAGCTTCGTAAGGCGTCCGATGGAATCAGGTAATTGGGCAAGCTTTGACTGGGTCAAGTCTAATTCAACTAACGACTGCACATCTCCAAGCGTCTCTGGTAGTCTCTTTATATTGCTATACTTCAATGAGAGGCGTTCAAGTTTCTGCAGTCTCCCAATTGTGTCCGGAAGTCTCACAATGCTGACACGTGATAATTCGAGGATCGCCAAAGATTGCAAGTCACCGATTGACGCAGGCAATGTGGAAAAGTAGGCACAGCCACGTAGGAAAAGCTCTTGTAAGGCTTTGAGATAACCGATTTCTTCAGGCAAATCTTGAAGACGATAACAATCATTCAAATTCAAGTGCTTCAACCTCTTTAGATTGCCAATGGTGCCGtcaattttctctaatttctGACAATCCTCAAGAATTAACCTCTCTAGgttcgtatattttgataagtTGGGGGTTCTAGATATTTTGCATGAAGAGAGATCTAGGACTGCTAAGCTGTCTCCAACCTGGAGAAatcaaaatatgaattttgaaatgaaattatcAGGAACCGGCAACGTGCAGATGCCATGCATCTATATGGGACAATCAATTGAAATTGACATTCCAATTATTTCACCTAAAAAAAACCCAATTAAAAGAGAAGGAATATCTTACATTAATTATTCTTAAGTCATAATTTAGAcagattttaaattaatttattggcCGCAGGTAGATATATGTGAAAATAGGATACGCACAAACCTCCATATATAGATTAGGGGGGAAAAAATGGTCACGTGCTACTCACATGACCTCAGATAAATATTTAAGATATATCACTATAAGAAAAGAGTCCTAGGACGACCTCATTTTGCCACAAGATCTGTTGCGCAGTATTACACTCATCTCTTTTTCCACTTAGGTTTGCTCTATAAtccattttgttttgttagaATTCTGCTATAGATTCAATCCGCTCTGTTATAATTTGACAAACAATGAGCTTGCAATGATCAAACACCTTTATGACGGCCCTTTTAAAGGGGTCGCCTTAGTTTGGCCTAGTAAAAGAATTTCAATATGATTCttgaatttctttctttctcatgGTAAACCTTTTCCATCATattgagaaagaaaatttaagattttctccCCTTGGCcttttgaggaaaaaaaaaactcatgtAAGTAGAAAATTTGACCTTAGCTATCTTTTGAAACATACAAAATTAAGAAgtaatctttatatatatatatatatatatatatatatatatatatgggaaaGTAGCCTAGGAAATCACATAGTTTCCCTAAATTCCTCATTCTActaactttttaaattttgacatgaaaaatcaaaatgtttcCCTCCATATCCCCCATTTACCAAATCATTAATTTCAGCTCTAACGGTGATGACGTGGCCATTGTTTCTACCTATGTGGCAGACAGAGTCAGACGTGAAAAATAGGGCAATTGGCTTTAAGCTAAAAAATCAGATAGTTTGCCAATTTTATCTAATCTGCCAAAATTGTTCgacattttttctcaatctACCGAAATATCAAaacctaaaaaaaattcaaatatttttcacaTGTACCCTAATCTACCAAAATGTGGACTATAAGTTTGAATTACAAAATCATATATGTATGCCGGTttgaatattgaaaaatattgcaTATATCCCAACATctgtattttttcttaattttatcctAACCTATGAAAATGACACGTGGTACCCCCAACGTTTAGGGTAACGTCTCAAAACTATCGCACCGTCACTATTCCATTCATTTTAAATGGAAAATATGACATGACACATAATGGTACTAACGTGGCAATACGTGGGCCACTATTATGTTGGTTGACATGAAGAGTTCATCGGGTCACTCCTAAGTTGGTGACCCGAGAGATCTGAAAAAACTCGTAATTGTATGTTCAGTCCTCTATATGAGATTTCCATAGCATTCAAGAACTCGTAATATGGTGGCCCAAGTGATGAACATAATTAGCTCAAATTGACCCGATTAACTCTTCATGTCAGCCAACATAAGAGTGGCTCACGCATTGCCACGTCAACACCGTTACATGTCATTTTGTCCAAAatgaatggaatattgacagTGCGATAGATTTGAGACGTTACCCTAAACGTTGGGGGTACCACGTGTCATTTTCATAAGCCAGGATAAAGAGAAAAAGCACAGATGTTGGGATATAtgcaatatttttcaatattcaaACCGTCATACATATATGAGTTTGtaattcaaacttataattCACATTTCAGTAGATTCGGGCACAAAGGAAAAAGATGtgaattttttgagttttttatatttcgataaattgggaaaaaaaatgtcaaacaaatTTGGTATATTATGGAAAATTGGTAAACTATCTGATTTTTTAACTTAAAACCAATTGCCTTATTTTCTACGTCTGACTCCGACAACAACGTCAAGACCGTTAGAGCCAAATTAACAAGTTGGTAGACGAGGGAAACGTTTTGATTTTTAtgccaaaatttgaaaagttggTAGAATGGGAAATTTGGAaaactatgtgattttttaggctattttctatatatatatatatatacgcaaAGCTACGGTGCATTTAACCTGATAGCCTCAGAACGTCCAAATTTCATAATGAAACTTTCTGGAATTTCTtagatttttataatttttaaagaattACAAATTGGGGTACTAatcatttatattaaaaaaatttattaatgttcataatattttgaattttgaatatttcatgtttatttgtattatatactttatatattttaattttcaaatgttGCCTAAAtctaaagaaatatttttaagaaaatattttatctacacaataatattttccaaattttaataattttaaaatattttgatattagaaatattttgaatttcagCTTTCATACTTTACATATTTCATGAGTTTCTCAatctattattatttgaaattagttATCTAAATAAATACTctcaaacaaaatatattatctacataatatttttcaaacttttaatagtattaaaatgattaattaaatataaaaacctatttttaaaatttttaatataatttttataatagtaTATTGGGATGttctcttttaaaatatttaatttaaatattttgacgaattttttattaaaaagtgatttttagtaatttataaTT
This region includes:
- the LOC116187169 gene encoding leucine-rich repeat protein soc-2 homolog, yielding MEVGDSLAVLDLSSCKISRTPNLSKYTNLERLILEDCQKLEKIDGTIGNLKRLKHLNLNDCYRLQDLPEEIGYLKALQELFLRGCAYFSTLPASIGDLQSLAILELSRVSIVRLPDTIGRLQKLERLSLKYSNIKRLPETLGDVQSLVELDLTQSKLAQLPDSIGRLTKLESLGLGGCLKIQKLPDSLGNLGSLSQLDISFTGFLELPDSIGNLKELKMLDVSNCRERKLPRSIGTMKKLEISDARNSDLQGEIPTEIGRLSRLRRLDLSSTSICLLPWTISQLSLLEALWLVNCNKLEELPRLPASLTGLRCASVILKRIPDLSNIRNLTNVAILNTGEDPTKILGLGITPGTDVIPWVDYVCTRNLAVWSPCWDPSMLEECIMVCIQILRPYRHI